A region from the Aegilops tauschii subsp. strangulata cultivar AL8/78 chromosome 5, Aet v6.0, whole genome shotgun sequence genome encodes:
- the LOC109773124 gene encoding protein FAR1-RELATED SEQUENCE 5-like — translation MYNMPFAPFIGINMHGQSIMLGCGFVRQEIASSYDWLFDAFLEAMDGLALDNIITDQDIAMAQAIKRKTPTMIHRCCRWHIMKKAQEKLGPVLARNPYLVKDFNECIDFSFTPAEFEWKWVALLLKYEGLMHGHFEKLYEYRATCVPCYFKFMFFPLLQSTQRNKGFNAVLKRYVNPHKSILNFVKQYEKIQVHILMRESRNDYRTEHLEAQRWSCFPVERHAYKAYTRDIYVKFRTEFQMIGQYNMHPAGINFYHLEPNTEEVPGYGKRKYLVTVRPEAAIYDCECCKCHRDDLLCCHVLKIFTHLGVDEIPAHYIKHRWTQDAVPSAPPLTNESPPPDLPAESENQVQQVNMAMDFAKLAKKAMTSDETTAAVGRHMKEADVEVTKLNKLRKKRLKAPREAARAREASNANAPSGSGQPPAPYPPAPMDPPRSVTKGRSRSRRFQSALELHPKKNNNDATCLGKLL, via the coding sequence ATGTACAATATGCCATTTGCCCCCTTCATTGGCATCAACATGCATGGGCAGTCAATTATGCTTGGATGTGGCTTCGTGCGGCAGGAGATAGCCTCAAGTTATGACTGGTTGTTTGATGCTTTCCTGGAGGCAATGGATGGGTTGGCTCTGGACAACATCATCACGGACCAAGACATTGCTATGGCACAAGCAATCAAGAGGAAGACCCCGACAATGATTCACCGTTGTTGCCGTTGGCATATAATGAAGAAAGCGCAAGAGAAGCTTGGCCCTGTGTTGGCTAGGAACCCATATTTGGTCAAAGACTTCAACGAATGTATCGACTTCAGTTTCACCCCAGCTGAATTTGAATGGAAGTGGGTTGCGCTTTTGTTGAAGTATGAGGGGCTTATGCATGGGCACTTTGAGAAACTCTATGAATACCGGGCTACATGTGTGCCATGCTACTTCAAATTCATGTTCTTCCCTTTACTCCAGTCGACGCAACGCAACAAAGGGTTCAATGCTGTCTTGAAGCGATATGTGAACCCACACAAGTCAATCCTCAACTTCGTCAAGCAATACGAGAAGATTCAGGTACACATACTCATGAGGGAGAGCAGGAACGACTACCGGACAGAACATTTAGAAGCGCAAAGATGGTCGTGTTTCCCCGTTGAGAGGCATGCCTACAAGGCATACACTAGGGACATCTATGTAAAATTTAGGACTGAGTTTCAGATGATTGGCCAGTACAACATGCACCCCGCTGGAATCAACTTCTATCACCTTGAGCCCAATACAGAAGAAGTTCCAGGGTATGGCAAAAGGAAGTATCTAGTCACAGTGAGGCCAGAAGCAGCAATCTATGATTGTGAATGTTGCAAGTGTCATAGGGACGACCTACTTTGTTGCCATGTCTTGAAAATTTTCACGCACCTTGGCGTTGATGAGATACCTGCACACTACATTAAGCACCGCTGGACGCAGGATGCGGTACCAAGTGCGCCGCCGCTAACTAACGAGAGCCCACCACCGGACTTACCCGCTGAGTCGGAGAACCAGGTTCAGCAagtgaatatggcaatggattTTGCAAAGCTAGCCAAGAAGGCAATGACAAGTGATGAGACAACCGCTGCAGTTGGGAGGCACATGAAAGAAGCAGATGTCGAGGTCACTAAGCTGAATAAACTAAGAAAGAAGAGGCTAAAGGCACCCCGAGAAGCGGCTCGGGCTAGGGAAGCATCAAATGCTAATGCCCCAAGTGGTTCAGGCCAACCTCCTGCCCCCTACCCCCCTGCTCCTATGGATCCACCTCGGTCAGTCACAAAAGGGCGCAGCCGCAGCAGGCGCTTCCAATCAGCACTAGAGCTACACCCAAAGAAAAATAACAATGATGCGACGTGCCTAGGGAAGCTGCTGTGA